AAAAAAGGCGGCTTATCATGAAGTCGCCTTTTTTTGTTAACTCTTTTATAAGTCTCGTTTTTTTTACCTTACTTTGTGCTTCAAATCAATATTCGTTTTATTGGATTTACGCAAAATCGTTATTTTATAAATTCATTGATATGCGCTATTCTGTCATAATTCCCGTTTACAATCGTCCCGATGAGGTGGATGAATTGCTGCAAAGTCTCACTGTACAGTGTTTTAAAGATTTTGAAGTAGTTATTGTTGAAGATGGTTCGTCCATCCCTTGTAAGGAAGTGGCAGATCGGTATACAGATCGGTTGGACATCAAGTATTTCTCTAAACCCAATTCCGGACCGGGGCAGACCCGTAACTACGGAGCGGAGCGAAGCGAAGGAGAATATTTTATCATACTGGACTCTGATGTCATTTTGCCCGAAGGATATTTTGACGCGATAGAGAAGGAGCTTCAGTCTTCTCCTGCCGACGCGTTCGGTGGTCCCGACCGTGCGCACGATTCTTTTACGGATATTCAGAAAGCTATCAACTACTCGATGACTTCCTTTTTTACAACAGGCGGTATCCGTGGCGGAAAAAAGAAGATGGACAGGTTTTATCCTCGTAGCTTCAATATGGGGATTCGTCGCGAAGTGTATGAAGCTTTGGGGGGATTCTCTAAAATGCGCTTCGGGGAAGATATCGACTTCAGTATCCGTATTTTTAAAGGTGGCTATACTTGTCGTCTTTTCCCCGACGCATGGGTATATCACAAACGTCGGACAGACTTGAAAAAGTTCTTTAAGCAAGTCCATAACTCCGGCATTGCCCGCATTAACCTTTATAAGAAATATCCCGATTCGTTGAAATTGGTGCATTTGCTACCGGCAGTGTTCACGTTGGGAGTCTCTTTGCTTTTATTATTGACTCTTTTGGGGTTGGGGCTCGTTTTGTTAGCTTTTTATCTGCTATATTCCAAAACGGTTCCCGGGTGTGCGACAGGCGAGATGGCACTTCTGTTTTTAGGATTTGCCGCCATGTTGGCAGCACCTCTTCCCTTACTGCTCTATTCCTTGGTGGTTTGCGTGGATTCGACAATCAGAAATCGCAGTTTATGGATTGGAATGCTGTCAATTACTGCTTCCT
This sequence is a window from Bacteroides thetaiotaomicron VPI-5482. Protein-coding genes within it:
- a CDS encoding glycosyltransferase, producing MRYSVIIPVYNRPDEVDELLQSLTVQCFKDFEVVIVEDGSSIPCKEVADRYTDRLDIKYFSKPNSGPGQTRNYGAERSEGEYFIILDSDVILPEGYFDAIEKELQSSPADAFGGPDRAHDSFTDIQKAINYSMTSFFTTGGIRGGKKKMDRFYPRSFNMGIRREVYEALGGFSKMRFGEDIDFSIRIFKGGYTCRLFPDAWVYHKRRTDLKKFFKQVHNSGIARINLYKKYPDSLKLVHLLPAVFTLGVSLLLLLTLLGLGLVLLAFYLLYSKTVPGCATGEMALLFLGFAAMLAAPLPLLLYSLVVCVDSTIRNRSLWIGMLSITASFIQLIGYGTGFWRAWWQRCIRGKDEFEAFQKNFYK